The Halanaerobium praevalens DSM 2228 genome contains a region encoding:
- a CDS encoding bacteriohemerythrin yields the protein MIWKKEYEIGVELVDKQHQELFKRLGNFIQTVRSDQEKSKKKAEIEKTLNFMGEYVVTHFDAEEALQKKYDYPDYDEHHKIHEDFKAEVAEFQAEYQANKYDDDFVMEFSGRLLTWLINHVASTDQSIGDYINSIEKKEEENN from the coding sequence ATGATTTGGAAAAAAGAATATGAAATTGGAGTTGAATTGGTTGATAAACAGCACCAAGAGCTATTTAAACGCTTAGGCAACTTTATACAAACTGTTAGAAGTGACCAAGAAAAATCAAAGAAAAAAGCAGAAATAGAAAAGACTTTAAATTTTATGGGCGAATATGTAGTTACTCATTTTGATGCTGAAGAGGCACTACAAAAAAAATATGATTATCCTGATTATGATGAACATCATAAAATTCATGAAGATTTTAAGGCAGAAGTAGCAGAATTTCAAGCTGAATATCAAGCAAATAAATATGATGATGATTTTGTAATGGAATTTAGTGGACGTTTATTAACTTGGTTAATTAATCATGTTGCTTCTACAGATCAAAGTATAGGAGATTATATAAATTCTATTGAGAAAAAAGAGGAGGAAAATAATTAA
- a CDS encoding DUF2177 family protein — protein MFYSKSYLITIIVFFAIDIVWLEFLAKDLYQEQLGFLLKDNFNAVAAFAFYLFFIAGMLFFVINRAVELSSWQYALFVGAFFGFITYSTYDMTNLATVKDWPVLITVIDIVWGSFLCGITSLVSYLLINYFKI, from the coding sequence ATGTTTTATTCTAAATCTTATTTAATTACAATTATTGTTTTTTTTGCTATTGATATAGTTTGGTTAGAATTTTTAGCTAAAGATTTATATCAAGAACAATTAGGTTTTTTATTAAAAGATAATTTTAATGCAGTAGCTGCTTTTGCTTTTTATTTATTTTTTATTGCAGGTATGTTATTTTTTGTAATCAATAGGGCTGTAGAATTATCTAGTTGGCAATATGCTTTATTTGTTGGTGCCTTTTTTGGTTTTATTACTTATTCAACTTATGATATGACAAATTTAGCTACAGTTAAAGATTGGCCAGTTTTAATTACTGTTATTGATATAGTTTGGGGAAGCTTTTTATGTGGAATCACTTCTTTAGTTAGTTATCTGTTAATTAATTATTTTAAAATTTAA
- a CDS encoding Spy/CpxP family protein refolding chaperone, whose amino-acid sequence MKKVLTSLFVITLIAAVFTGTIFAHNSQRQMRNYNENHHYNSETRDYNRIELNQEQLNQIADLRDDFYNQTEKLQAQIRDLKYELRNLEFRGASNREIDEIEDQLEELLVEMDKKRAEHQQKIESVLTDEQLDLLAENRSQYQENYQRRFKDDYNRSTDNRMFLGHHNGFGPDMMGMMGWGFSGNRNGNRYHQGYGSGPGWCH is encoded by the coding sequence ATGAAAAAAGTATTAACTAGTTTATTCGTAATTACTTTAATTGCAGCAGTTTTTACAGGTACAATTTTTGCTCATAATTCTCAAAGACAAATGAGAAATTATAATGAGAATCATCATTATAATTCAGAGACAAGGGATTATAATAGAATTGAGCTTAACCAGGAACAGCTTAATCAGATTGCTGATTTAAGAGATGATTTTTATAATCAGACTGAAAAGTTACAAGCTCAAATTAGAGATTTAAAATATGAGCTTAGAAACTTAGAATTTCGAGGGGCTAGTAATAGAGAAATTGATGAAATTGAAGATCAATTAGAAGAGCTTTTAGTAGAAATGGACAAAAAAAGAGCTGAACATCAACAAAAAATAGAATCAGTTTTAACAGATGAACAATTGGATCTATTAGCAGAAAATCGCTCTCAATATCAAGAAAATTATCAGAGAAGATTTAAAGATGATTATAATAGAAGCACTGATAATCGGATGTTTTTAGGTCATCATAATGGTTTTGGCCCAGATATGATGGGTATGATGGGCTGGGGATTCTCTGGAAATAGAAATGGAAATAGATATCATCAAGGTTATGGATCTGGTCCTGGTTGGTGTCATTAA